Proteins found in one Homalodisca vitripennis isolate AUS2020 chromosome 4, UT_GWSS_2.1, whole genome shotgun sequence genomic segment:
- the LOC124361003 gene encoding piggyBac transposable element-derived protein 2-like, whose protein sequence is MLPPDSSDDGSADDSDADPDYDPDLAHTNRLERFMQSKYNNDEEMNSEEDNLAEIRNETSSQAEEEEPSTSTQAPRKTNKDKPPPPLWTNVDAAESVREPVIWKDTLPESTVRASPIEYFKEFFDNSILDRIVDQSNLFAIQKNPNKPLNLTRNELEQYIGICFAMSIFGLHRARMYWAKE, encoded by the exons ATGCTGCCACCTGATTCGAGTGACGATGGTAGTGCAGACGACAGTGACGCCGACCCAGATTACGACCCAGACCTTGCCCACACAAACCGACTGGAAAGATTTATGCAATCTAAATACAATAATG ACGAAGAAATGAACTCCGAAGAAGACAACTTAGCAGAAATTCGAAATGAAACCTCAAGTCAAGCAGAAGAGGAAGAACCGTCTACTTCTACGCAGGCACCAAGGAAGACCAACAAAGATAAGCCTCCACCCCCACTTTGGACAAATGTGGATGCTGCCGAAAGTGTAAGAGAGCCTGTTATCTGGAAAGACACACTTCCTGAAAGTACTGTGCGTGCCTCTCCTATagaatactttaaagaattttttgacaaCTCAATTCTTGATAGAATTGTAGATCAGTCAAATTTATTTGcaattcaaaaaaatcctaacaaGCCATTGAACTTGACCAGGAATGAACTCGAACAATATATTGGTATTTGTTTTGCAATGTCAATTTTTGGCCTTCACAGGGCAAGGATGTATTGGGCAA AGGAGTAA